CACAAATTCCATTGCACCGATACCATCAAACATGCAGTGATTCATACATAATCCAAGAACAAATCCACCACACGTGAATCGAGTCACCTGGAATCCAACATCAGTTTTTTTAATGCAAATTCTGAAGAGAAATTTCTCTTTTCTAAACCAATGAAATATGCTCGGTGCTCGATCATTAGCTATTCATCACAATAGCATCTCTAAATTTACACAAAATGATCAAATTTTACACCTGACATGTGATTTAGGAGAGAAACTCACTGAATAAAACTGTAAACATCTTATGTTTCAGATGATCTTACAGCCTTAGACTGATAGTTAATATCCGAGTCCCGGTGTTAGAATCCAATCAGAAGATACAGAACTCAAAGACAGAACATCGGCTAGATATCTTCATGAAGTGGTGGTATTAGGATTCCATTTTATTGATCATGTAATAGACCATGTAAAACACACGaatacatgggataccatgtaaATTGAAGGAGaatgcacatatatatacaagaatgAGGATAGGAAGTGGACAAATATACTAATCCCTACAATTGCTCCTTTGATTGCTGCCTGGAATTCTTCTATGACAGCTAACTATGTTCACATTTGTTCATACTATAACAGATCAGATTGAAGTTAAATCTTATTTCAGACAGAATTGTTTTGCAGGTAAACGAAAATCGTCCACGGGACATTCAGCTTTGAATATTCTATTGACACTAACCAATAATATGTTGCAAAAAGGATCAAGAGAAGCcaataaaaaaaactccaaatagcaATTGTTCAACTAGATTCATGGACAAATCCGCCCCATGTGAATCGAGTCACCTGGCATCGAACTTCAGTTTTCTATCTTCTAAACCAACGAAATATGCTCGGTGCATGACCATTGACTATTCATCACAATAGCATCTCTAAATTAACACAAAATTTACAAATTTTACACAGGGGAGAAACTCCCTGAACAAAACTGTAAACAACTTATGTTTCAGATGATAGTTAGTATCCTAGGTTCCGGTGCTAGAATCCAATCAGAACTCGTAGAGCAGACATCAACTAGATGTCCTCGTTAAGTTGTCGTCCGCACCCTAACCTGATTAGGACTCCGTTTTAGTGATTAGATTGAAGTTAAATCTTATTGCAGACAGGCAGACATACACTTGTTTTGCTGGTAAAGACCGAGCCTCGTCCTCAGGACATTCGGCTTTGAACATTCTACAGCTACTCTTATTAAAAAGGATCAAGACTTGAAGAAGCTAATAAAAGAACTCCAGATAGCAAGTGTCCAACTAGATGCGCTTATGTTACAGCCTTAGACTAACAGTTAGTATCCGAGTATAATTAGGTTCAGGTGTTAGAATACAATCAGAACTCAAAGACCGGACATCAACTAGATATCTTCGAAAAGTGGTCGTCCGCACCCTACGGAGTAGGACCCTATTCTACTGATCAGATTGTAGTTAAAATCTTATTTCAGACAGGCAGACAGACACTAATTTTGCAGGTAAAGGCTGAGCGTAGTCCGCGGGACATTCAGCTCTGAATATTCTACAGGATACTGTTATTAACACTAAGCTAATATAAAAACTTCAAATAGCAAGTGTCAACTAGATTCAAGGACAAAATAATACTTGTATTTAAACAGTAAAGATCAGAAAAAAGTCAGAAATAAAACCTGAGCAACCAGAGGAGGAATCTGAAGAATGTTAGTAGCACCAGGAATATCATAAACTAACTTCCCAAGTGTCTCAGGATCAGGTTTTGTAGAGTCACCAATCTCAGAAACTGCACAATTAGCTTCAGCCTCAACAAGAACAGCACCTTCCCCATTACAATTTACAATCAACTTCCCTTCTGAACTAATAGTTAATCGCCCCGCAAGAGGATAGTAATGAACAAGAACTTTTGCCAAAGCATTCTTAATAACTTCCATAGCATCTTCATTTCCTTTCTTATCAGACTTAAAGCAGTAAATAGTACGAACTATTACCGCAATATTTTGATCAAGGTTTGACAGGAAGTAAAGACCTCCCTCTGTCTCCTCTGCAGGAGGAACTAGAACAGGTTCACTCTGCTTAACAATGAGCTGAAAGGAACTAACACCCCTATCTGCCGCCATTGATGATACTGCTTAAATCTTAAACTGTAAATCCTGCAAGCATCATTTCAATTAATAGATAAAACACATGCTATCAAATAGACTCAATCATTAATTGACAAGGAAAAGATACCTGAAAAGAAAGAGGCCTTGTTCTTGTATATTTTTCAGAGGAATGGAGATGGAATTATATAGGAAGAGAAGGGAGAGGAGATTTGACTATATTTTGTTTTGGTTAACAAAAATTGATACTCATGAAAGAGACAGGTTTGAATTGATGTTTTGAAAAAATAAGAATAATACGTAATGTGACATTAATGGAGGAAGCTAACTAAGATTAAGAGAGAAAATGGGGGAAAATCATTGATTGATTGTTTTTTCTGGAAATGGTGGAAAGGTCATATGGGTTGTGGTAGGCTACTTGCCAGGAAACCAAAATATTACCAGCAAGCAAGGCTTGCGTGAGATAGAAGAGTGACTCCAAGAGTTGGTTGGTGGGGTTGGCGTCCAAAATTTGATTATTTTACTTTATTGGATTTCGAGTTATTTATCCATATTCAATTGTGTTTGTTAATCCAGatcatattcatttttatttttttgtttttgttttattatgttAATAGTAGAATCTCAGACTTAGTGATCAACCAAATACACAGTTTTAAATCATGTGGGAGATTTTAAATCGGCGTCAATGTTTTGTTTCACTTTACATGGTCAATGTTTTGTTTCACTTTACATATTCAACGGTTATAATCTTGCAACTGCATGTTAAGAACCTGAAATTAGGAGAGAAATCTCGTGAACTTACTGGAGGACAAAAACTCGTAAAAGGTAAAGTCTCATATAGACTAaaatcgaaaatcatttttaataATCTGTTTGGTGAAACATTTTAATCCTACTTTTTTCGCTGTGGTGGATTTGGGGTACAATTCATCTTTTTTTAAGTAATTGGGAAATCAAGACCTAATCTCACTTTGTCAAATTAAGATCACAAAGGACAATCCATCCATCTTATTTTATAATTTGCACCACGTGAAATACCCAATCAAGTTCGATGCCTGTACAAACATCCAAGTACAGCATTCGTAATTGCAATTAATACCTAAATAATGATGTTACACGaggaaaattttgaaaattcaagGAAAAGTCTACTATATGGGAAGAAGATTTAAAAATAAATCCAATACATTGATCTACATGTGAATTGCCAAGTTTGGTTGGGAAATACAGGTGCCAGCACCGACCGGAATGCATAACCGAGCATTAATTGCACAAAGCTAAAATATACATCTTGATTTAAGAATTTATATAAATTCCTTAAATTTGGTCATGCGGTCACACCCATCCAGGCACCTTGGAACACAAATAGCAGTCAACTTCTAACAATAAATGGTTCCAATAATTAACCGCCACTTAAACTCTCCAAGCACTATTATGGACGCTCACAAAACATAAATGAATTCATCATATATACATTCTTCCTGAAACCTCCAAATAAACGTGAACCACTGTCAGTTTTGTACTGAAATGTACGATTATGTGTATGACCAAGTACGATTCAGTTTTCTCGATAGGgcaaacaaaaaaaacaccaaTTTTTTTCATAACCTCAAATTACCTTTAACatgaaaaatttaacaaaaaaatatccAGTGCTGTGCCAAGCCGCTTGAAATTGTAAAGAGATACAAAAGCAAACTCATgaggtaaacgttgttgtcatgtgaccaagaggtcacgggttcgagtcttaggagcggcctcttgccaaataaattggcaggggaaggattgcccccagtacacccttgtggtgggacccctccccggaccctcgctcagcggggacgcgtagtgcgaccgggccgccctttttataCAAAAGCAAACTCATAATGGATCATTcacaatataataaaaaattctaatatTGATAACCTGAATAACTGTATCTGATGCATAATTAATAACGTTTAAGAATGGTACAAAGTTTAAGAATGATTGCAAATCAACGGCATAAAGCAATAGATCAAACttcccaattattatttttatcttgGCTCACCAGCAGGTCCAGACAACAAAGAGTTTCTAATCCAACTATTATATTTGACAACataaacaactattgtttatAGTTTCCAAAGCACAGCAAATGGTACAACAAATTAAAGTACTAATCTATCCAATCAACATCAGAGTTCccaatcaattaaaaaaagaaaatcattCACTAATTTATAGGGTGGGTCATTCAATAAATACATCTAAAAGACATTTCACAAGATGAAATGATTTGAAGGGAAAGCTGGGACAGAGAACTACTAAGGTCAGCTAGACACTACTTGTGCGGAGAAAGTTGTTGCTAATTCTTATGGTACAAAGGAACAAAACCAGTGGGGTCTTTTCTTCAGGATTAACGTTGCCGAGTCCACATTATTGTAATAATGTGTGTCATCAGTAACTATTATTCCAAACCCCTGGAAATGCTCTATACAGAGTACACAACATACCTCGTTTTCGAAAAGGCTAACTAATCACCAACATTGAAATGAACTAAGCATCATTATCTTCATCCTTGTCTGCATCATCACCCGCCTCTGCATTGtcttcaacttcttcctcatcatcttcCTCATCCGACATATTGTTTATCACCTCTGTTATAATATCCTTAACCTCTGCTTTTCTATGCATTAAATCTACACCAAAGTGGGTACCTAATATGAAAACAAGTATGGTTAGAGATGACTTTTGGATGGATTGACATGTTTTATATAATAATGGAAGAAAGCAATACCAAGTTGTCGGAGAATATCTGATAAAGTAGCCTGCACAGCGACATAAACGGAATATTTAGATCCAGCATAACGATAAAACTCAAATGCTCAAATCCATGCaaggaaaaaaaggaaaatactTACAGTATTGAAATCCACTTCCTTCAGAATATCAGCTACAACTGCATGCATGTCCTCTCCAGTTGGCTCTGCCTTTGGTTTCTTGCTCGATTTGGCTTTACCTAATGtgaaacataaaaaaatcaGAAGTTCAGTGATATACTGTGTAACATATACTTTTaatgatatatatacacatataaagAGTGTGAGAGAGACCACTGAACTAATGATGTTgggtattaatttaaatgaaaGAAAATGTGCTGATACATAAATCCAAGTAAACATAAAATGTACACCGAGATGTACACATGccaaaaaaataacaataaatgaAAAAAGAAGCTGACATGCAATTCTCTAGCTATATGTTGTGAAATTATGTTGCTCACAGAGCTTCCATACAACAAACATCTGAAACTCGCAGCAACTCTTCAATATGCATGTACTAAATCTACATACCACACCATGTATATACATTTCAGCAGATAAGTGACAACATGCAACCATTTCAATCCACAAAGATAACATGGTTGACCTGAAAGTGAAACATAACACTTAGTGGCATTAATCGTGGGACTAATGGCGATGGTAATGGAATAATTAATATGACAGTTGATTATGAAAGAGGCATAAATCATGGGTCAAAATATGAGTATGGAGAAGATAATGTGGTTATGGAAGTAAAACGTGAAAGGAAAGAAGATGTTTTAAATGAGGAAGAGGCAGTTTCAAATAATAGTCTAATTGTAGATCCAAAAAACAGGTTTCAAGTGGGCTCTACTGGAAAGGCTCACCCATCATCATGAGTCTATTAGCCCGGAACTATCGTGGACAGACAACCCACGAGCAGTTGGCATTTTAATGAACCTTGTCCAAAATTACAAACCATTTATTATTTTTCGTTCTCGTATTGCTGGAAACTTTTCGGTCAAAGAAGGTGAAGTTATTGGTATTCGAGAGGCTCTTAGGTGGATCAAACTCAAGGGTTTGGGTGGTGTGGAGGTGGGGTTAGATGCGCTGTCAGTACAGTGGTGGAGCATATTCATCAAGCATAATTTTGTTCTTCTTATGGTTCAATTATAGACGATTATAAAAAAATCTTATTTCTAGTATCAATGACAGTTATGTCAGATTTATAGGTCGTTCTACGAATGGGGTGGCTCATGCTTTAGCTAGGTCTTCTCATTCTTTACCAGAACTTGTGGAGTGGGGTATTGTCCCTccagattttattttacattccTTGTATGTTGATTCCATTTAATGAAActtatttttcttcaaaaaaaaaaaaaaccacttaCCATGGTACAAAAGTATACTAGACAGATAACAACGCACCTTGATCCTTGGAAGAAGCCTTTGTTGGTAACTTGCTAGACTGTTTCTTTCCGGTTCCCTTGTCCTTACTGGGAGGGCTCTGGTCTCTTGGGCTTTCCTTCtcaactttctttttcttagaTGCAGATCCCTTATTAGATTTAGAAAGAGAACTAGAATTTCCATCAGCATCTTGCTTTGATGATGAGTCAGACGATTTTTTAGCAGACTTTGTAGGAGCTTTTACAGATTTTGAAGGAGTTCCCTTCTTCGCAGGTGTGACTTTCTCCTTGTGTTTAGTTCCCGAGGTCTCCTTCAAACTTTTTTTGGATGCTTTTTGAGTTGATGGTTGCTCCTTTGAttcatcttcctcttcttctgatTTGCTCTCCTCTTGATCACTCTCTTCTTTTTGCACGCCACTTTCATCATCAGCATCTTCTTGGGAGTCATCTTTGGCATCCTTAGCTTCTGGTGAGTCAACtttatcttcatcttcatccacATCAACTTTAGATGATCGCTTCCGCTTTTCTCCAGATTGGGGTGTTCGCTTCCTTTTCTGTGTAGCACAGTAACTTAAGTCAGCAACAAAACCttccattaaaaaatatacaaatgGAACACAACAAAGATGTAGCAGAAAGGAGATGAGTTACAGTACATCTGAGATTTGAATTGAAATACAAGTCATGAACATCAATTATCATTTGGACTAGCTGTTGAGTACTATGTTGCACAGAAACTTTGATTTTAAAGTGTTTCACATATCCATAACCATTTCAGAAACTGAAACTCTCAGAAATGTTCCGGCTAACACTCccataatttattaaaactgGAAACTAGTTTCCTAGTATGTAATATGTTTCCAAAAGTGGAGTAGTGTTAATCACATGTTTAGTAAATCCCTCATATTTACTAGATCATCTTCTACAAGCTTCCAACATTAAAAAAATCTCTTTTTCAGCTTATTATGTGACctgtatataattttttatgtataaaaaaaTGAATCATACAttcttataatttaaaaatttatagatATACTCATATTTTCATTATTTACATGTTTCTGTTTGTCAATATTGTTTCCCAGATTCAGTATCAGTTTCCATGTAACACAGGCTGAGGAAAGTAAACAAAAAAACATGCTGAAAATTTTTCAGCTTGGAGAATTGATAAATGAACTAAACtttaacaaataacaagaatatGACTCCAGTCATATAATGTCATTATCAGTCAAATATGCACATTCTCAGTCTAGACACTTGAGCAATTTGGAAATGATACTTGTAAAGAAATATGCAGCCATGGGCAGTCACATTAAGAATGTCATGTACCAACAAAGAAGTGTAAGTGCTTGTGATTCAGCACATTTATGTTCATGTCCCTCTAGATGTATGAGGAAGTGTAACTGGAAAAAGTAAACCTAGCTAAGGGTAAAAGGTTGAGAATGTTCAAAGGAAAGCAGTGAGTAAATATGTACATGAAAAAAACAAAgagaatatatatgtatatataccaTACTTGTCAAGTCCAAAACCCCTACCAACATTTGATAATGGCATACCAACTAAGCTGTGTTCTGGTACAATTATATAGGGCGGCCCAGTGCACTACGTGTCCCcgcttaagcgagggtccggggagggatcccaccacaagggtgtactgggggcaagccttcccctgccaatttttttgaCAAGAGGCCGCTCCCAAGACTTGAACCCCTGACCTctcagtcacacgacaacaacgtttaccgttgcaccaaggctcgccctctttcTGGTACAATtatatatttacataaaaaGGTATTCAAgtagataataaataaaagcACGGCTGGACTTGATGTCTTAGAATACCAAAGCAATTATAGTAGCAATAGTTTAATAATAATTACAATAGTAACAAATGAGTAACTAAAATGCTTCCATTAAAATATGAAGATGTGGCACAATTATGTCAGTTTATGTTGCAACAACAACAGAATGAGAAAGGGACTTGATGTAATTATTATATAATGAAAGGTgttttttaatacataaaaagcAGCTAGAAGGCAATGAAATGAACCACAAGAGATAAACCCAATATCTCATGTTATTTTATAAAGTATGTTTATTCATTACATGCATTAAATCATAGGAAACATGGAGAGAGAATATTTTGAAATGCAAGATACTTCATTACCTTGGCTGGTTGAGCTGAATCATCTCCTGGGCTTGCATTCTTGCCTGGTGTACCTTTCCGCTTCTTGCCTTTCTGGAATAAAAGTAAACACCAACTTTcaataacttaaaaaaaaaaaacaaaaaaaaacccgaCTACAAAGCAACTAAAAAAGTTACAGAACCTGTTGCTGTTCAGCAAGCAAAACATCAGTTGTAGCATGTGGAGATTCCAAAAACTCTAACAACTTTACAGTGAGCTCTTCCTGAAAACATACGCAGTCAGAAAATGCCATCATTTACAATAGGCAACAAATATCACATCAAACTAGCATTTTGTCATATACTACAAACCTTTCTCACAGTAGCCTTGCTTATAGGGATATCAAGTACATTACAAAAATCAGCCAACTTTTCTTTGACACACTTGTCAAGTTTCTCCCTTATCTTTGCTTTCTGCTTTTCCTGCATAGATATGAAACAAGCAATAAAAACAGGTTTCCATAAGTAACACATAATTTTTCCACGTGCACATAATTGATAGGTCCCAATTATGAAGAACAAATGTATGAATGGAGTCATGCATGCACGGATAAATGGAAATATAAGAAAGGAAAATTTATTCATGAGATGAACCACCTCATTCTCAGCCCACACATAGCCTGAAAATTGGCCTATATTTTTCTTCAGATTGTATGCCTGAAAACACCAAACACAAGTAATTTGGCAATGCTAAATAAAGCAATCACtataaaaaaagggcggcccggtcgcattacgcgtccccgctgagcgagggtccggggaggggtcccaccacaagggtgtattgggggcaagccttcccttgccaatttaattggcaagaggccgctcctaagactcgaacccgtgacctctggtcacacggcaacaacgttttaccgttgcgccaaggctcgccctctaaatAAAGCAATCactatatacaaaaaaaaaaagtaacaacAAAAGAGGGAGGATCCAATTTCCACAAAGTGAAATTTGCATTAATGCACTTCCAATTCATGAAACCATAATCTACATGGAAGAAGCGCAGATGCAAAGACCCAATCTGAGTGGAAAAGGACTCTTGTAATACTAGGTTGATTTAGCACCTTTGCTTTTTTCCCAAAAAGTATTATATGAAGCATCTGCAGATTGTCATCGGGTTTTCTCTTGGACAACTTGAAACCCACTGAAACAGTTCACAAGAATCAAACAAAAAACATTAAATGTAGGAATAACATAGTTGAACACAAGTAAAAAGCATCATGTAATCATTCTTTTCTTTAGTCAGCTATATCAGAAATTTTAATCTTATTTTTAGTGCAGCAAATGCACTACAGCTGTGGTGAAAAGTAAAAATCAAACTATCTAGGATCCCAATTCTTTTGGATTTCAAGTATCTGAACCCATCAGCAATGTATAAAGGAAAGGTTACAGGTTGAAGTTCTCTAGATGATTTCCTTTATATTCATAAAGGATTTGGTAACATACCAAACAGAACAACATTGATTTGCAGTTTAACTTTGCAGTCTGAGGACCCCTATTGTTTAAAAATCTGATGTAAATACGGTGCATATTGTTGATAATGACTTTTTAAAATAATGAAACCAGAATTAATCAAATCAAGTCTGATGCAAATAGACTCCAGATATAACATTGCAAAAATCTAGAATGAGAGAGCAATCAAATATATCAACTAGATGCAAGATAGCAAACAAACCACAAGTGGTTCAAAATAAACAGGAAAAAGATATCAGAAATGGGAGAAAATGGAAAAACGGAAGTCTTGGAATCTAATCATAAAACAGTCTGTCAGCAAACAAACCACCAATCCTCAGAAGATGTACTTTATCCAAATATTAGCAACCTTGGTAGCACACAAGTCATATACAAGTTACCAAAAGGAAAATTGGACCTCTAAAGCAATTGAAGAGTACCATTAGGAATATCTTTGAGTTGTGTGCCACGTCCCTGCAAAAGAAAAACCAATCTGATTAAAAATAGCCCCAATTTCAATCTCCCAAGGTTGCCAAACAGACAATTCAAAACTAAATAGAAAGGAAAAATATTATGGAGGATTCACCTTCTCAATAGACAGCGGTTTGCTTACTGATCTCCCAGGCTCTGGAGCAGAATACCTTTCTACCATCTTCCGCTCTCTAGTTGGTCTCTCACTGCTCGGAGTCACAGGCTCTTTCTGTTTCTTGTCTACAGACTCTTCGCTCTGTTTCTTCTCAGAAGATTCCTTATTCCGCTTCCTTGAAGAACTGCTCCGGCCACCTCGCTTAGCTTTCTTGGtcgtttcttcttcctcctcttcggcatcttcttccttctcctccTCAGCTACATCATCTTTATTTTCgtcttcctcttcatcttcatgtttattttcctcttcatcttcgtgTTTGTCTTCAACATCTTTCTCCTCGGGGTCTTGATTTTCATTGGGAACTTCTCCCTCAGGAGGTTCCTTGTTCAATTTCTCCTCTTCTTTGCTGTCGTCTTGAGATTGTTCCTCGTGTTCTTCAATTTTGGGGTCCTCCTTGTCCTTCACGGGAGCTTCTTCCTCTGGTTTCTTCTCCTCTAGGGTTTCGGAGGCCATCGAAAAGGGGAAATCGAAAATAGAAATGAAAGAAGTAGAACCCTAaagtggctaaatgaaaaaCCTAGAGATCGGAAAGAGGGAAAATTGGAGAGTGAGTAGCAGAAGAGAGAGTGAGAAACTAGGGATTGGAAATTAGTTTAGGGGAGAGAAGACAGGGCGGGATCCAATACACAAATTGGAAAGAGCGGGGTTCAAAAAATTTTGGTTTTGGATGCCAAAATTGAGAGCGGGCTTTTTTTAGGATGTTTTGGCTCCCTCCCGGCAAAcctcaaaaataaattcaatacCTACAGTACTTTTTCTTCCTCccttatttgttaatttttaaaaattaataaaatagtaTTATTAATTACGTTACTCTTTTTGGTATTATTCTATATAATTAAACCTAAACCTTTGAAATGGACAGTAAAATCAATTGGGAtttcaataattaaataattaaacctAAACCTTGAAATCAACTGGGATTTCAATAATTAATCTATTccgttttcaaaaaaaaaaactaaaccttgAAATCAACAGTAAAATCAAAtcaattaggattttaattTGGAAATTTTACTTTCATTTGTGCCCTTATTTAGTTAGAAAAATTATCTTTCTACCTCATTCAAAACCACATCACtgtaataaattattttgtttATGACATTTATATAGCACATAGTACAAATTATAAAGTAAAAATAATTCAGCACATGCATTTGCGAGGGAAGGTATACTCATGTAATTTTAAATGCATTCACACCAtaattttgggtaaattacaccaatggttaCTGAATTAACATTATGATCACtggactttacactttttaacacttgtacccactcaacgcctcaaaacgactgttgacagtctcaaaataaaaaattcaaaaagtgaataatattttaagaaactttaattcttgaaaattttcgttttgagatcatttgggtgttgtttggttaggagatgtagtgaatttttagagagaaaaagctccaaaaaaatatcgtttcatgataaatgttgttgtgaacaactttaattcttgaat
The DNA window shown above is from Euphorbia lathyris chromosome 1, ddEupLath1.1, whole genome shotgun sequence and carries:
- the LOC136228001 gene encoding DEK domain-containing chromatin-associated protein 1, with amino-acid sequence MASETLEEKKPEEEAPVKDKEDPKIEEHEEQSQDDSKEEEKLNKEPPEGEVPNENQDPEEKDVEDKHEDEEENKHEDEEEDENKDDVAEEEKEEDAEEEEEETTKKAKRGGRSSSSRKRNKESSEKKQSEESVDKKQKEPVTPSSERPTRERKMVERYSAPEPGRSVSKPLSIEKGRGTQLKDIPNVGFKLSKRKPDDNLQMLHIILFGKKAKAYNLKKNIGQFSGYVWAENEEKQKAKIREKLDKCVKEKLADFCNVLDIPISKATVRKEELTVKLLEFLESPHATTDVLLAEQQQKGKKRKGTPGKNASPGDDSAQPAKKRKRTPQSGEKRKRSSKVDVDEDEDKVDSPEAKDAKDDSQEDADDESGVQKEESDQEESKSEEEEDESKEQPSTQKASKKSLKETSGTKHKEKVTPAKKGTPSKSVKAPTKSAKKSSDSSSKQDADGNSSSLSKSNKGSASKKKKVEKESPRDQSPPSKDKGTGKKQSSKLPTKASSKDQGKAKSSKKPKAEPTGEDMHAVVADILKEVDFNTATLSDILRQLGTHFGVDLMHRKAEVKDIITEVINNMSDEEDDEEEVEDNAEAGDDADKDEDNDA